The following coding sequences lie in one Cydia strobilella chromosome 16, ilCydStro3.1, whole genome shotgun sequence genomic window:
- the LOC134748366 gene encoding peroxisomal multifunctional enzyme A-like: MGANQSEIASGKSDSGKADIVSRIKARLASVDKNKARALGGVFLFNIIKGTSVYSWTLDLNNVSVYEGEPEDDPDSTFTLTEANFKTLVLGKEDARHVVQSGRCSVTGDVMRAMQLEPYIKLE; this comes from the exons ATG GGAGCCAATCAGAGCGAAATCGCGTCCGGCAAGTCTGACTCGGGCAAGGCAGACATAGTCAGCAGGATTAAGGCCAGACTCGCGTCGGTGGATAAAAACAAGGCGCGGGCGCTGGGCGGAGTGTTCTTGTTCAACATTATTAAGGGCACCAGTGTCTATAGCTGGA CTCTGGACCTCAACAACGTGTCCGTCTACGAAGGCGAGCCCGAAGACGACCCTGACTCCACCTTCACCCTCACAGAAGCTAACTTCAAGACCCTGGTCTTGGGCAAAGAGGATGCCCGCCACGTTGTTCAGTCCGGTCGGTGCTCTGTCACTGGCGATGTCATGCGGGCGATGCAACTTGAACCGTATATTAAGTTAGAATAG
- the LOC134748348 gene encoding uncharacterized protein LOC134748348 isoform X2, giving the protein MSKRSLSTGTMVATKHKNKAPCSTPPPQADSPSRDSDSVCDSEAASPVPFLCTQDGAEGETDVVWNYYTPKAEQTAVSRIKNSTPLSRKARKISKTKLIDRPTAKRKVVSKVSHKNTALFQELMELNQNVHELITKKRSSEVIDEKQSGGEEDIFSDSSGQSPKSCFKSSRCLRKNLLSSKFAKPDTELALESDDSMNECLIKASQVIEENILKVTPPKKPRYEPKSKNIKSSINFQMDQDSMDAILNSIKLDSPLLTRTKKAESPCLNNDSFDNLVGNLNDSTLDRLTQAPNSKSKLNSSKSTSWMIDDIVLHDDSMSKSFFGRHNTMPESPSVDNKPSTSGMVITRYSSMPHGNTEKSTDPSDSPIRCTQDEIKRKHQLAREKLLAKRLLPFTSQSSQVPQPTETKKKQFQPKFASTVNKVPNSTNNVGNAVNKVLNFTNNVANTVNKVPNITNNVVNTVNKVPNITNNVTITVNKVPSFTSNITSKTATASTNNKIPPKDNSSLNQASSMNFQQYNAMISDKSKDIKLLIEKKRQEALMKLRRRQPQK; this is encoded by the exons ATGAGCAAGCGAAGTTTATCAACGGGGACGATGGTAGCTACAAAGCATAAAAACAAAG CACCATGTTCAACCCCCCCGCCCCAAGCAGATTCTCCATCAAGAGACAGTGATTCAGTGTGTGATTCTGAAGCAGCCAGCCCCGTCCCTTTCCTCTGCACTCAAGATGGAGCGGAAGGCGAAACAGATGTTGTCTGGAACTATTACACACCAAAAGCTGAACAAACAGCTGTGTCCCGAATCAAAAACTCCACACCACTCAGTAGAAAGGCaagaaaaatatcaaaaacgAAACTAATTGACCGGCCAACAGCTAAACGCAAAGTTGTCAGTAAAGTGTCACACAAAAATACTGCATTATTCCAAGAGCTGATGGAATTAAACCAGAATGTGCATGAATTAATTACAAAGAAACGGTCCAGTGAAGTTATTGATGAAAAACAATCCGGAGGTGAAGAAGACATTTTTAGTGATTCCTCAGGCCAATCTCCCAAAAGCTGCTTTAAATCATCAAGGTGTCTTAGAAAAAACCTCTTAAGTTCAAAATTTGCTAAACCTGATACAGAACTAGCTTTGGAATCTGACGATTCAATGAATGAGTGCCTTATTAAAGCCAGTCAGGTTATTGAGGAAAACATACTGAAAGTAACACCACCGAAGAAACCTAGATATGAACCAAAATCAAAGAATATTAAGTCAAGTATAAACTTCCAAATGGATCAAGATTCTATGGATGCCATATTAAATAGCATTAAACTGGACTCACCCTTACTAACACGTACAAAAAAGGCTGAATCACCATGCCTTAATAATGATTCTTTTGATAACTTAGTAGGGAATTTAAATGACAGTACATTAGACAGGCTAACACAGGCTCCAAACAGTAAAAGTAAACTAAACAGCTCAAAAAGCACAAGCTGGATGATAGATGATATAGTTTTGCATGATGACAGCATGTCTAAGTCATTTTTCGGGCGGCATAACACGATGCCCGAGTCACCGTCAGTAGATAACAAGCCATCCACAAGCGGTATGGTTATTACGCGGTATAGCTCTATGCCACATGGAAATACTGAAAAAAGTACAG ATCCCAGTGACTCTCCGATCAGATGTACTCAAGATGAAATCAAGAGGAAACATCAACTAGCGCGAGAGAAACTTCTCGCAAAAAGACTTCTACCATTCACTTCACAGTCCAGTCAAGTTCCACAGCCAACGGAAACTAAGAAAAAACAATTCCAGCCTAAATTTGCCAGTACAGTTAACAAGGTTCCTAATTCTACTAACAATGTTGGCAATGCAGTGAACAAGGTCCTTAATTTTACTAACAATGTTGCCAACACAGTGAACAAGGTCCCTAATATTACTAACAATGTTGTCAACACAGTGAACAAGGTCCCTAATATTACTAACAATGTTACCATCACAGTGAACAAGGTCCCTAGTTTTACTAGTAACATTACTAGTAAAACTGCCACTGCCAGCACAAATAACAAAATACCCCCAAAAGATAATAGTTCTTTAAATCAGGCTTCCAGTATGAATTTTCAACAATATAATGCTATGATTAGTGATAAGTCTAAAGATATAAAATTGCTTATTGAAAAGAAAAGGCAAGAGGCTCTGATGAAATTAAGACGCCGGCAACCGCAGAAATAA
- the LOC134748361 gene encoding ATP-dependent Clp protease proteolytic subunit, with amino-acid sequence MALKYSRLLVQAVTTGVSRCNVNMHRNLVTSSPARLGMVPIVVEQTGRGERAYDIYSRLLRERIICLMGPINDDISSLVVAQLLFLQSESSKKPVHLYINSPGGNVTAGLGIYDTMQYITPPVATWCVGQACSMASLLLSAGAQGMRHALPNSRIMIHQPSGGVRGQATDIQIQAEEILKLKAQINQLYVRHTGLALEKVQSSMERDHFMSPVEAKAFGLIDNVLEHPMSHAMDKECATGSQTPKL; translated from the coding sequence ATGGCTTTAAAATACTCTCGGCTACTTGTGCAAGCAGTTACTACAGGCGTAAGCAGGTGTAATGTAAATATGCATCGGAATTTAGTGACCAGTTCACCTGCAAGACTTGGTATGGTGCCTATAGTTGTTGAGCAAACCGGCAGAGGCGAGCGTGCGTACGATATTTACTCTAGACTTCTTAGAGAGCGGATTATATGTCTTATGGGGCCTATAAACGACGATATAAGCTCTCTAGTCGTCGCGCAGCTGCTATTTCTACAGTCAGAGTCAAGTAAGAAGCCAGTACATCTTTACATCAACTCTCCTGGCGGGAATGTGACTGCGGGACTCGGTATTTATGACACCATGCAGTATATAACACCTCCTGTTGCGACTTGGTGCGTTGGTCAAGCTTGCAGTATGGCATCTTTGCTTCTTTCCGCTGGTGCTCAAGGAATGAGACATGCTTTGCCAAACTCGAGAATAATGATTCATCAGCCGTCTGGTGGAGTTCGAGGACAGGCTACTGACATACAGATCCAAGCTGAAGAAATTTTGAAGCTAAAAGCACAAATCAATCAATTATACGTTAGACATACAGGTTTGGCTTTAGAAAAGGTTCAAAGTTCTATGGAGCGAGACCATTTTATGTCTCCAGTAGAAGCTAAGGCCTTTGGTCTGATCGATAATGTTCTGGAACACCCAATGTCTCATGCAATGGATAAGGAATGTGCTACTGGAAGTCAAACTCCTAAATTGTGA
- the LOC134748575 gene encoding ribosomal RNA processing protein 36 homolog produces the protein MSSSESEDDYDNPEKIEDFDDGERTVIRSELSTLSFEELQKLKERIGAKVYKEAIFGKKDGEVESVKTKVFKRENKNRPREMSSKKPVSMMIDVPKVRKKEIRDPRFDPLCGEFNKKQFADDYNFLTEMRMNDINATRAELRQTTDPEKALKLRRLLQRLNEQHKASRMKKMERMEMEKQKKQAEKEVSEGKQPYYKNKSEKRVEDLVSQFEELRKEGAPRVHRHIKRRQQKVKRRSHKAPTGVS, from the exons ATGAGTAGCAGCGAGAGCGAAGATGATTATGATAACCCCGAGAAAATTGAAGATTTCGACGACGGGGAACGA ACTGTTATTAGGTCTGAGTTATCGACTCTATCTTTTGAAGAACTACAAAAGTTAAAGGAAAGAATAGGAGCCAAAGTGTACAAGGAAGCGATATTTGGAAAAAAAGATGGCGAGGTGGAATCCGTTAAAACAAAGGTGTTTAAGAGGGAAAATAAAAACAGACCCCGAGAAATGAGCTCCAAAAAGCCTGTGTCGATGATGATCGATGTGCCAAAAGTGAGGAAGAAGGAAATTCGTGATCCCAG atTCGATCCTCTCTGTGGAGAATTCAACAAGAAGCAGTTTGCCGATGACTACAATTTCCTAACAGAAATGCGCATGAATGACATCAATGCCACCAGGGCCGAGCTACGGCAGACCACAGACCCAGAGAAGGCACTCAAACTGCGCCGTCTCCTGCAGAGGCTGAATGAACAGCACAAAGCTAGCAGAATGAAGAAGATGGAGAGAATGGAGATGGAGAAACAGAAGAAACAGGCTGAAAAAGAAGTTAGCGAGGGGAAACAGCcatactataaaaataaat CTGAAAAACGCGTGGAAGACCTAGTGTCCCAATTCGAAGAGCTCCGCAAAGAGGGCGCCCCCCGCGTGCATCGACACATCAAGCGGCGCCAGCAGAAGGTCAAGCGGCGCTCACACAAGGCCCCGACCGGCGTCAGCTGA
- the LOC134748348 gene encoding uncharacterized protein LOC134748348 isoform X1, giving the protein MSKRSLSTGTMVATKHKNKVAPCSTPPPQADSPSRDSDSVCDSEAASPVPFLCTQDGAEGETDVVWNYYTPKAEQTAVSRIKNSTPLSRKARKISKTKLIDRPTAKRKVVSKVSHKNTALFQELMELNQNVHELITKKRSSEVIDEKQSGGEEDIFSDSSGQSPKSCFKSSRCLRKNLLSSKFAKPDTELALESDDSMNECLIKASQVIEENILKVTPPKKPRYEPKSKNIKSSINFQMDQDSMDAILNSIKLDSPLLTRTKKAESPCLNNDSFDNLVGNLNDSTLDRLTQAPNSKSKLNSSKSTSWMIDDIVLHDDSMSKSFFGRHNTMPESPSVDNKPSTSGMVITRYSSMPHGNTEKSTDPSDSPIRCTQDEIKRKHQLAREKLLAKRLLPFTSQSSQVPQPTETKKKQFQPKFASTVNKVPNSTNNVGNAVNKVLNFTNNVANTVNKVPNITNNVVNTVNKVPNITNNVTITVNKVPSFTSNITSKTATASTNNKIPPKDNSSLNQASSMNFQQYNAMISDKSKDIKLLIEKKRQEALMKLRRRQPQK; this is encoded by the exons ATGAGCAAGCGAAGTTTATCAACGGGGACGATGGTAGCTACAAAGCATAAAAACAAAG TAGCACCATGTTCAACCCCCCCGCCCCAAGCAGATTCTCCATCAAGAGACAGTGATTCAGTGTGTGATTCTGAAGCAGCCAGCCCCGTCCCTTTCCTCTGCACTCAAGATGGAGCGGAAGGCGAAACAGATGTTGTCTGGAACTATTACACACCAAAAGCTGAACAAACAGCTGTGTCCCGAATCAAAAACTCCACACCACTCAGTAGAAAGGCaagaaaaatatcaaaaacgAAACTAATTGACCGGCCAACAGCTAAACGCAAAGTTGTCAGTAAAGTGTCACACAAAAATACTGCATTATTCCAAGAGCTGATGGAATTAAACCAGAATGTGCATGAATTAATTACAAAGAAACGGTCCAGTGAAGTTATTGATGAAAAACAATCCGGAGGTGAAGAAGACATTTTTAGTGATTCCTCAGGCCAATCTCCCAAAAGCTGCTTTAAATCATCAAGGTGTCTTAGAAAAAACCTCTTAAGTTCAAAATTTGCTAAACCTGATACAGAACTAGCTTTGGAATCTGACGATTCAATGAATGAGTGCCTTATTAAAGCCAGTCAGGTTATTGAGGAAAACATACTGAAAGTAACACCACCGAAGAAACCTAGATATGAACCAAAATCAAAGAATATTAAGTCAAGTATAAACTTCCAAATGGATCAAGATTCTATGGATGCCATATTAAATAGCATTAAACTGGACTCACCCTTACTAACACGTACAAAAAAGGCTGAATCACCATGCCTTAATAATGATTCTTTTGATAACTTAGTAGGGAATTTAAATGACAGTACATTAGACAGGCTAACACAGGCTCCAAACAGTAAAAGTAAACTAAACAGCTCAAAAAGCACAAGCTGGATGATAGATGATATAGTTTTGCATGATGACAGCATGTCTAAGTCATTTTTCGGGCGGCATAACACGATGCCCGAGTCACCGTCAGTAGATAACAAGCCATCCACAAGCGGTATGGTTATTACGCGGTATAGCTCTATGCCACATGGAAATACTGAAAAAAGTACAG ATCCCAGTGACTCTCCGATCAGATGTACTCAAGATGAAATCAAGAGGAAACATCAACTAGCGCGAGAGAAACTTCTCGCAAAAAGACTTCTACCATTCACTTCACAGTCCAGTCAAGTTCCACAGCCAACGGAAACTAAGAAAAAACAATTCCAGCCTAAATTTGCCAGTACAGTTAACAAGGTTCCTAATTCTACTAACAATGTTGGCAATGCAGTGAACAAGGTCCTTAATTTTACTAACAATGTTGCCAACACAGTGAACAAGGTCCCTAATATTACTAACAATGTTGTCAACACAGTGAACAAGGTCCCTAATATTACTAACAATGTTACCATCACAGTGAACAAGGTCCCTAGTTTTACTAGTAACATTACTAGTAAAACTGCCACTGCCAGCACAAATAACAAAATACCCCCAAAAGATAATAGTTCTTTAAATCAGGCTTCCAGTATGAATTTTCAACAATATAATGCTATGATTAGTGATAAGTCTAAAGATATAAAATTGCTTATTGAAAAGAAAAGGCAAGAGGCTCTGATGAAATTAAGACGCCGGCAACCGCAGAAATAA